The Xiphophorus maculatus strain JP 163 A chromosome 5, X_maculatus-5.0-male, whole genome shotgun sequence nucleotide sequence tcacttttaacatgacattcttcccatgttataaattaaataatctgaaagtggaaataatactttttcatcTTAGCATCCAGACTGACTTTTCTACAGAAGTTCATAAAAGTTGtcctttcattctttctttctttcttttttagctttctTCATCTTGTAATCTTGTGACGATTCTCCAATTACTTGATAACTTTGAAATCGATCCATAAAAGGCTCCTTCCATTATTACTACCATAAACGCTGTGCTGTTACGTGACGTCAACATTCTTTTTCTTCGTTCAAACACAAGTCTGAATGCGGTTGCATTTACTTAGTAGAATGAACGaccaagcaaaaaaacaacaacaaaactaataataataatacaatcgACACATTGCATAAATCAGTACATAAAGAACAGAAGACAACAAAAGAATTTTGACATTGAcgtcaaaataattttaaaaaagtaaaaataatccaaaaccaacacacacaaactcatgGAGAATAAGCAATGCAGCAAATACATGAGGAAGTCTATATTAGTTTTACATACTGTTTATATcggttttatcaataaaattctgcaaattttagttttaaatcctgCAGAATGCtgtagtttcttttcttttagctaatgtttatttgatttgtagaaattaaaaccttattttttctctctttgctgAGATTTTTCCAGGACTTCTTAAGGTTTCCATTAAACAGCCGACGTAATGCAGCCGAGGGAAACAGAAACCACAGAATATCCATTAAGAGAGAGAGGTAGACCACACTGAGAGGAGAAGTCGTTTTGTGTAAAAGACAGCTATTAGCGCCATGGATGAGTCTCCACATCCTAATACACACATCTAACCATATCGAGAATATAACATTACACACTTATTCACTTACAGCGCCTTTCAGTCTAATGCCATCAGGAACCGCTGAACGCCTCCATTAAACATCACAAGTTAGGACTGGATAAAAGCCTGTCAGCTGATAGAGTCctccctctttttctttctttccttctctctctttctttcgcTACAGAAGATGTCTGCCTCATTAATGCTGTAGCCCGGCAGTTTTACGATTTTAGCTGCATCTTTGGTTTCTGgttattgttgctgtttgaaGCAGCGACTTTATCCAGCAGTCAAAAGTGTCACAATGtggtttttctttaaatgctaATTTTCTACAGTGGTTTAATCTGTTTGTGCAATTCTGACTTATAAGACATTTATTAATccattttttattacaattattttagatttttttaattatttttctttcttttcgtttttaccatattttttcttagttttgttctatttgctttgtttataatttcctttttctttctttctatgttCATCTTCtcttcctttatttcttttttctttattttctttgtttttgttgttattttctgtctttgtttttttcttctttattttctgtctctgtttcatttttctttgtttttctcttccttgtttttattttatttttacaatccACTCTGGTGAAAATAATACCAAAAGTGgaccattttattttcatcaaaagTCCCACTACTGGACTAAAACTAATATATTTCAGACAACATAAACTATAatggcaacattttttgttgtttttaccttagATCAGGGGTTTCCAAACCCAGTTTTCAAGTGCTGGCCTGTCaggataacaaattttgctggacgataaattatcCCAGTATTTATTACGATAAACAGTGATATTGCTATTTTGACACCATTTTCCTGTAATATAAACGGCATAATAAGTTTGCCtcctcaaagatcaataaacttcaaTTTTGTAAATAACGCTTTGAACTGGGAGAAATCATAAATATcctaaaaatgaaacatctaaaaacagTAAAGTgaccataaataaaacagattatgaATTGACTGTAAACATAATATTAACCATCAAAATGGGAATTACTGAGCTCATTTTAGTTTATCATgttattgattgattaattgcgTATTGCAAcaagtttagaaataaactctCTACATAATATAATCTTTAAATCTTAGGTTTTTATCACAAAACACAGTAATAAGTCTttattaaaatgagtaaaatacaTGTGAATGCTCATATTCTCAAGCTATAGAAGCATCATTTGAATGCGACCCATGATAACAAAAGTATTAGTGAGACACAAAAGATGAAATTGCACGACACAGGCCATTCTAAAGAGATTTGTATTGATTTGGAGAATTAAAGCCACAGCAGAGAAAAGGGAGGAGGGAAGAAAAGGACTTTGTCCATCTTTTGCTCTCCTACCAGCCATTAGTGACACTCCGGCCTCAGGCAGCATGACCAGCGTCTCCATTAAAGTCAGCACTTTCGTCCAGTCCTGAAACATCAACCACAGAGATCATGTCAGCGGACGTTATAATTCAACCACTTTGGGAGAGCTGATGGGAATTCAGATGAACTGCACTGTAAACCCTCTTCAGTGATTGATGGACTGAGGTTTGTGTGATTTCCTGCCACTTTGATTTGGGCGCACAAACTTAAAATACCATCAAATTTGTTTCAGTAAGTGTTTTAATGTATCTCATATAACATTTTCTGCCACTTTGATACATTGAGAGGCTTGAAATCAATGTGGCCCTTCCCCCCTACACACACAACTACTTAATAATTATGGAGCTAcattggggccataaagtttgcTCAGAACAAAATGGCCCCAATTTAGGTGGCATATTTTAActatatatttcaaaaacattttattttttttaaatatatattgttttactttttgaaaatgatttaaaaaaaacatgaaactgaaaaacacttagtttttttagtttcaaaacatttttgtcagtttcacacttttttttccaatttcaaaataatttttcagattcaatttatttttcttttgaacaactTTTATGACCCCAATTTAGCTCTATAAATCATggtttaaagttgcagtataaTATGGCATCGTCCTGAAGATAAATTTATTTACCGTGTTTCTTTCTCAACATTTGTGAGTTTTTAAAACTAATCTTTGACTATGAATAATTATCTATGTTAACTGGTATTGTAATGCTcatattgtgatgtttttcagttttattgtccagctctattttaaagctgcagtatgtaaatttataaaaatatgtatttttttacatatttgttgaaactgtcactatgtcggAACagtatggtaaaaaaaaagtgagaaaaaaatcaagctcaaCATGCAATATGCCACACActtcaaaaacagtaaatgtttcaATCTAATAAAATTCAACAACTGATAAGAAGATATGTCCATGACATCCATTACTATGGAAAGTTATACAAAGCGTGCAAAGTGTATTAATCTGCCTTTTTACTCGATTATTAGGTAAAATTCTTACCTTTCAGTTGTACATGAGTAGAAACACGTTGAAGCCgtgctacttttacttaaaGCTAAACCTCTGGCTACTCTACCGACCTCTGGTTTTACTTAcgacaggggtgtccaaactctTTATATGCCAATCAAAAGAATTTCAGACcaaaaaatttcatatttttataataagttacactgtgatgtttttgttttgtacaaacTTGATCATCTAATAGCTtagttaaacaaataaattggtCCAATTTTCTTTTGCTGGAAAGAAAACTGTGgccaaaacatatatttttcaaatttgtccgatttttaagaaaaaaagtaaatactttTATCAGTTCAGAGCAATAAAAGCATGACTTAGGTCACCCTAGATGCTTGGAAATAGCTTTTTCCTAGTAAAAGAATGCAAAAATGTGTAGTTATTTAAAGATtaatactttgtattttaaagaattgaATTTGTCTGTAATCTTTCTTCACcaattaaatgtaaatagtttCCATCTGCACAATCTTCTGTGCAGTCACAGGGGAttccagcaggtggcagcagaggcGTGGGTCTGGCGAGGCGAACCGTAGAAGAAGAATTCGAACGCGtcattgttttggtttgtttcctCTGCAGAAAAGTGGAGCCATAAACACTAACAACCGAGAACAAACACTAACAAATCTTTTAAATTCTGAACACAACGAGGTAAGTTCATAATAAACAACTTAACGCTGAGCTTAAAAGCGGTGCTGATGCACATCCGGGATCTGTTTGTGTTCGCCGTAAATGCACGTCGTtcattgttttctaaataattatttaaatcctTTTACTGACATCTGTTAGCGGGAGTATAACGCTGTAATAAATGAATGCGGAACTAAAGTCtgattcaaacaaaataaagtgtaGCAGCGTAATAACTTCCCCTTTACTACCTTAATAACTgcaatttaaattcaaaaagatTAATAGAAAGCTATATAATTAATATTACGAATTCCTTCGTCTccctgttttattgtttgattaTATGTCCGGAAATTAAACCTTGGTTTACTTTTATTGAAGTATTTTATCCATATCAGCGCATCAAAGCAGAACTCAGTATTTTATTCCATTATTTACACGTTTTCAACTATTTGGCACAGAATGTTTCAGAGATTAATTGACCAAGTAATTAGTAGAATCTGTATGTGTTACAAATCAtatcaagaatatttttttaacagttttacattttgtgaggGGTAAATCCTATTTTTCAGAGAGCCTAAATTAAACACATTACAATGAAAGAGAacaatatattataaaatacatttattctcagaattaAAGCTtcaaatgcaaattaaattatCATATTGTGCCAACATTAgtcaataatgaaactatttatAGTCACATTAATATAATAACTAGTAACTAGCAGTCTATGTTTGGAAATGTTACTTtagtttacaaaaataatttagataatCTAAATACctaatttaacttaaaaacatgTTGGGTAAAGTGGTGATTCACCAGTCTGACCAATCTGATCAgcagaattattttaaacaggagCGGATCACATATTAGTAAACAAAAGCAAGTGAAAAGCAAATTTTGAATCAATACCAAACATCACATGAAGAAATAATATTTGATTTctatatttgatattttctgtatttgtttcaaATCAGCTGTTAACCTGTAATAAGGAATCAAATCTTCtacatttttctctgatttctATAATTTTGGTGCATCACAGTACGGGACAGGCAATAGAGCTCTTTGGTAAACTTTATAACCAGCTGTCAATATGAAATGATTCAAATCTGATTATTAAGTCATACAGCCAATCCGTTTGCAGTAAATTTCATTGATATGTGTTTTCTAGATCGTCACCATGACAACAAAACGTGGACTGATAACCGATTCATTTAAAGTGATGAAGAAGTCAAGGAGAGGGGGAAAGCGAAAGAAGAGTCCCACGCCTCCTCCAGCACAGCAAGGTGAGGCAGCGTTCGTGGTTTAAGCTGCTGTTTGCAGCTTAATGggaacttttattatttttacaaattagtTTCCATAGATTTATGTCAACAATATGTTCTACAATGCTAATCAAATCTTTTATGATAGCTTTGTTTAAAGAATAGAGCTTTGTTTTGGTAACTTCCAGTTATTCTAGAACAGTCTATCATACGCTCAATAAGCGATACATCTGTAGCATGCCACTCCGAACAAGAATGAAGCTTTACTGATGGTTTTATGATATATAATTCCTTAGAAAGCACATTCCATTCATCATAGCATTGAAATCCACATATCACTGCCATAAGAGCTAAAACACATATAACTTAAGATTTGTGTAACCAATCATTTTACAATGTTTCCATTCATGTTACTTTAAGTCTGGgccaaataaacatattaacatataaaatatacacGAACGtagatactttttaaaatcaacacacCTTTTGACTCATGGAAGGGCTGGCAGCATGAAACAACGCTGCGTGAAAAACAAAGTGCCGCACTATTTGGagaaaacatccatccatccatttccttacacccttatcccatTGGCGTCGGGAGGGGTGATGGTGCCGATCTCCAGCTGTCATTGGGCGAGAGGTGttgtacaccctggacaggttgtcaATCCactggagaaaacaaaataactctTATACAACACTAAgcagaaaatgcaaaataaaaaattaaaagtatacAACACTAATTAGAAGTCAGATATACTGGCAAGATAAAACTCATTCAAATTTGATGTAATAAAAAACGTATTTACCACatcgataaatcaattaatcgcacaagttaaaacaaattcaataatttccacttgcatgtttgatcatttctgttttctctctacCTTCCTAACATAACCGGATGATGAGTCTTTTGTTTACGGAGACTTTATAATTAAAcgtatttgttgtttctgttttttattttggatatttaaaatatcttccagtttcagtgttaaatgtttattagaatttaatgtttattaatgtttgagaatgtgttcttgcatcattatgcaaacatttgttattgtttttgttttgatgcaaaCCTGTCCTCAGTTCTTTCTGAATCTTCTTGTTTGAACAGAAGATGTCACTACACCTGCCAGAGAGGAGGAGATGCAGCAGCTCAAACAGTTTGACCTGGACTGGAGATTTGGGCCCTGCACAGGTAGTAAATAGTAGAAGCCTCAAAATAAGGctctgtgataaaaaaaaaatgtttattctaaATGAAACATCTAGTATGTTGTATTTTGTCGACTAAATGATTCTGGTCTGTCTTCAGGCATCAGCAGGATACAGAGGTGGGAGAGAGCGAAGCTTCATGGCCTGAACCCACCTGAGGAAatcaaagatctgctgctgcaaacACACGATGATCCCGAGTACTCCATGaggtgacacacacacacacacacacacacacacacacacacacacacacacacacacacacacacacacacacacacacacacacacacacacatttgcttCCTCTGATCACTGCATTTAAGTTATAACCGTAATGAAACATTCAAACAAGTCTTAAACTAGTCACAGCTCACCTCTTATTTGAGATCTATTAAGCTAAAGTCCAGCAGCTAGTAGatgtttttaagacattttattctcataatggCACTGGAATGGTTCCTGTTATTACTTAAAAGTAAATGTTACATGCCTAAAAGTCTTAATGTTTTAGTAAGAAAGCTAGAATGATctagaaatgaaaacaattcatGGTTTGTCCCGTAGGTGGCAGCAGACCCATCTGAGCGTCAGTGAGATTTATCTGTAAATGAAGCTTCCCTAAATTAATTCTGAAAAACTGCATTAGAAACTGGAaatctgttctttttctgaaaataatacCTGCATgtagaa carries:
- the pold4 gene encoding DNA polymerase delta subunit 4 encodes the protein MTTKRGLITDSFKVMKKSRRGGKRKKSPTPPPAQQEDVTTPAREEEMQQLKQFDLDWRFGPCTGISRIQRWERAKLHGLNPPEEIKDLLLQTHDDPEYSMSLWREYPF